In Desulforegula conservatrix Mb1Pa, one genomic interval encodes:
- the purB gene encoding adenylosuccinate lyase has translation MESITALSVLDGRYKRSTTELRDIYSEFGLIKYRVKVEIEWLKFILGGLKLAGDSWDEKMVDVLDNIVARFDVDAASRIKDIEKTTNHDVKAVEYYIKEKLSGTSMASLSEWTHFACTSDDINNTAYALMVKDGRDIVIKSLDSLLAKIEKMALESKAVPMMSRTHGQPATPTTAGKELVNFAWRLREGRWNLAGITVQGKMNGATGNFNAHSFAFPDVDWINASRHFIENYLGIEPIIFTTQINPNGYLSRILHSMIRISSILTDLDRDMWGYISLGYFKQKVREGEVGSSTMPHKVNPIDFENSEGNLGVAISLMEHMSVKLLNSRFQRDLTDSTVLRNLGAVFGYLMIGIKSSIRGLDKVELDEGALRKDLEENLELLAEPIQTYMRICGEENPYEKMKELTRGRKITKEDLAAFIDGLEKLTEEEKIRMKQLTPLTYTGFAEQLVDEYFASIKH, from the coding sequence ATGGAAAGCATTACCGCACTCAGCGTCCTGGATGGCAGATACAAGCGTTCCACCACGGAATTGAGGGATATTTATTCCGAATTTGGCCTTATAAAATATAGGGTAAAAGTTGAAATAGAATGGCTGAAATTCATTCTGGGGGGCCTAAAACTTGCGGGTGACAGCTGGGATGAAAAGATGGTCGATGTACTTGATAATATAGTCGCAAGATTCGATGTGGACGCTGCATCAAGAATCAAGGACATCGAAAAAACCACAAACCACGACGTAAAAGCGGTTGAATACTATATAAAAGAAAAACTTTCAGGAACTTCAATGGCGTCACTCAGTGAGTGGACACATTTTGCCTGCACTTCTGACGATATTAACAACACTGCCTACGCCCTCATGGTCAAAGATGGCAGAGATATTGTTATCAAAAGCCTTGACAGTCTTCTGGCCAAAATCGAAAAAATGGCGCTTGAAAGCAAGGCTGTTCCCATGATGTCAAGAACCCATGGTCAGCCAGCCACCCCAACGACAGCAGGCAAGGAACTGGTCAATTTTGCCTGGAGATTGAGGGAAGGAAGATGGAACTTAGCCGGGATTACAGTCCAGGGCAAGATGAACGGAGCAACAGGAAATTTCAATGCCCACAGTTTCGCGTTCCCTGACGTTGACTGGATAAATGCGAGCAGGCATTTCATCGAAAACTATCTTGGAATCGAGCCTATCATATTCACCACCCAGATTAATCCCAACGGCTATCTGTCCCGCATTCTTCATTCAATGATAAGAATTTCATCCATTCTTACAGACCTTGACAGGGACATGTGGGGATATATTTCCCTTGGCTACTTCAAGCAGAAAGTCAGGGAAGGAGAAGTCGGGTCTTCCACCATGCCACACAAGGTCAACCCAATAGATTTTGAAAACAGTGAAGGCAACCTTGGCGTAGCTATCTCCCTCATGGAGCATATGTCAGTAAAACTTCTTAACTCCAGATTCCAGAGAGATCTTACAGACAGCACTGTCCTTAGAAACCTGGGAGCAGTATTCGGATATCTGATGATAGGAATAAAAAGCTCCATAAGGGGCCTTGACAAGGTGGAGCTTGACGAGGGAGCTCTCAGAAAAGACCTTGAGGAAAATCTTGAACTTCTTGCAGAACCTATTCAGACTTATATGCGCATATGCGGAGAAGAAAACCCATATGAAAAGATGAAAGAGCTGACACGGGGAAGAAAAATCACCAAGGAAGATCTTGCTGCGTTCATTGATGGTCTCGAAAAACTCACTGAAGAAGAAAAAATCAGAATGAAACAGCTGACCCCACTCACTTACACAGGATTTGCCGAACAGCTTGTGGATGAGTATTTCGCCTCAATCAAACACTGA